TCAGTGTGTGGTAAAGTCACCCAGTTTGTCAGGAATCAGACAAATTTCTCATGCACTCTCACTATGTCATTAGCTTGTCTACATTTGGATTCAACAGCTTGATACAGGTTCAGAAGTCTGGTCTGACACTCACGGAGGCTCAGTTTCTCCGTGGCTTTGCTAGATATCTGCTCTTAAGACTTTCTAtcagttgttttctttcacCTCTTCCACAGTCCATTTACTATGTGGTTTTGTCCCCTCTTTGGTTTTAAGTGTATAGACTTGCATATAGCATGTTTTCCATGTGACAGATCCTTCTTGTAAACAGTGAGCTCATGTCACCTGAAATTCTCCTGGAGAGGCCCTTGCCTAGACTTAATTCTGCTTCTTGGTCTCTCACTAGATACTGGTGTGACTGTGTGAGGATATGGGAATTCAGTTTTCCTGGATTAGACCTTTTGCTCTACACCATGCTGCATCTACCCAACGCCTCAGCTCAGTCCAAGGCTAAAAATCTTCAGTCACTGACTGCTGttagcaaaacaaagaaaccttCTCTCCTTAAAGGTTAAAATAGTTTTGATAGAAGAGTCTTGGTGCTCTGTCAGTGAAAGAAATCTCCTCAGCACTATGCATTTGGAGGTTAGCCAGTGTGGAGGAAAAACCCAAGCATTATCAGAGGACTAGGTGTAAGGTCTTGGTCCTTCGAATCTTGGTGTTTATAGTACCAGAGTCACACAATCTCTTTAGGATGACATGAAGCCTCAACCTGCATAGAGGTAGCCAACATACACTGCTATGTTGACAGGAAGGTTGGTCCAAGCCTTGGAAGGGAAATTGTACTGGTGAAAGAAGCAATAGTAGTGAGCACAAATAACCAGGAAGGTGAAGAGGCTATCCCAAAAGTCTGGCTGATTACATTGCACGTCTCAGCACCCATCCTCCATGATGATGCTGCTGGGGCCATGAGGGGTGGGCCACTGCTGCGACCCAGGAATGGGCTGCAGAGGGAATGGTTCAGGACTTGAGGTTAACGCTTGTACAGGAGCAAAGGGTACTTGTGGTAAATTTGGGGTCCCTGGAAGTGGGTAGTGGGGTGGCAGGCTAGTGCCTCACAAGGCCAGTCCCAAATCAAGTCCCAGGCTTAAGCATGACTGAGGGAAGGTGAGGCTCAGGCCCAGGGGCTTGCTCCAGAGTCAGGTCGGGGCcgtggggacactggggcatGCAACTGGTGTCTGTGGTGATGGACACAGCCCGTGGTGCGTGTGGCCTTGAGTCTCTGCCAGGCCCTGGTGGCAATGGGGAAAGAGGTGAGCACCTCAGCACTGAGGCACTGGCTCCTGTCAGGCAGGTGTGGCTGAAGGGCCAGATGGGATATTTGGCATATGAAGGGGAAGCTGCAAGGCATGCAACAGGCAAGGCCTTTGTGCCAGCCTGGGGGCGATGCATGAAATTTCcatgcagcaggaaaagccaAGCATAACCTGCAGGGTCCATGCTAGTGAGTAGGGATTGACATGACACATGTTTCAGGGCTACTCCCGCTCAGTGGCCTTATCCAAAACCTGACGCTGAGCCtggcatgtgtgtgtgtgtgtgtgtgtgtatgtgtgtgttttgctATGTGCATCCCAAGTTTCCCTGACTCTTGGGAAGCCATGCTCAGCTGTACTGAGCTGCTTTGTCACGCTTCAAAACTCTCTTCCACCCTCATGTTCTGTAGGCAAAAATATCCCTCTGCCTCCTTCAGGAGGTATATCAAGAGGAGagatgaaaatataattaacaAATCTTTCACTCCACAAGTGCCaattatgtgggtttttttctcagatgaTCTAAATGATAAATATAGCTAGCTAAATTCAGAGTTACAATTTTCAACCTGCGTTTAGCACTGAAGTGGGCTGGTTCTATTTTCAGAATGAAGAAGAATTTGTGTGCCTGAAATCCCATCCAAGTTCTTCTAACTATATCAGTCAGTCTAATAAAAGAGATTACCTCTTCCTACAGACCTTGCCTCACATTCTTCAGGCACAGTGACTACGACAACGGTGCTTCCTCGTCTTTCCTGTTGCTTCTCTGCCACCTGCAGTGCGCAGCTTGAATGTACAAGACAGAAGAGTTGGGAAAGCACATGAAGGTATTTCCTGACTTTACAGTGTTTCATTTGCAAGCTCAAAGACCTTCCTGGGACAATAGAAAAAAttaagttggaagggagcttacCCAGTCCAGCCCTATTCCATGCTGGGTTAAGAAATTTTGATCGCATGCTCAGGACCATATCCAGCAAAGTTGCCAGTACTTCCAAGCATGGAAATTTCACAACCTTTTTGGGCATGTGACTTCAGTGCCAAACTATTCTTGCTAAGAAGACTTTTTCCTTACATCCAACCTATTTTTCCCATGTTGCAATATGTGGCTATGGCCCCTTGCCCTTTCACCATGCACTTCTGAGAGAGAGACTTTACCACTCATTGCAGTGGGAGACTGCAGTTTATTTCATGCCTCTCATTAGTGGTCTAATCTCTGGGCTGTACAAAAAAGTTCCTCCCAGAGTGGCCTGTGCTTCAGCCTCTCAGCAGTCTCTGTTTCTTTGCTGGACCCTCTAGTTTGTCATCATCTTGCTTGCTCTACAGGGCCTCAAACTGGACATCATGTTTCAGGCATGGCCCAGCTAGTGCAAAGCAGGGGGAATAAGAGCTTTCCTTTGTCTGCTGGCCGTGAACTTGCTTGTGCAGCCTAGTATGTGATTAGCTGTCTCCATTGCAAGGCACACTGCTGTCTCTTGTGCAATTTGCCCAGAAGGATCTCTTGAGTACTGTTCTGCAAAGCTGTTACCTGCTCAGTTCATCCCTAGCATATGTGGGGTTAGACCACCCCAGCTGTAGATGTTACAGTCCTCCTTTTTGACCTTCACGACGTTTCTGTTGGCCCGTTCCTCCAGCCTGTCAAGGTCTcccaaaatgttttttctatCTCCCTACTTTTTGTTAAACATTTAGTTTCCTGACCTCTTGTGCTTGTATTTGTTCTACGCAGGCATGTTCAAAGACCTAGTTCCTCCTCAGagcagttttgttttattatagACTATAGAGGCATGGTGGGATATGTTTGTAGAAACACACTACTCTTACTGGCACTGGAGATAGTCTTGGAAGAGGAAGAGCCTGTGCTGCCCAGCATGTTGCCCAGTGCCTTTGAAAATTTTCGCTTTTTTAATGGCCTCCGACTTACCATCAGAAATGATAGTGACAGGATGCAGATGTATGCCCCAGCAGGAAACACAGGCACTGAGGTGTTCATCTTTCTTATCTGCTCATTGACAGAGTCACTAAGGAGACAAAATAGAGAATTCCTGCTCTTGAACTGATTAAGGAAACTGTTTTAAtcaatttgctttcttttgcttcATGCCTTACCTTGTACTTTATCTCACCTCCTATCCACTTAGACCTTAAATCTTCAGCTTAAATGAGGCCTGAATTAAAGGCTTCTTTTGTGTAGAAGTTTTCAGACTACCATGGTCCAcccagagagaaaatgaaaggacAGCATCTGAGTATGAACTTACCCCAACCCAACTCTAGACTTTCCTTCAGGGCCATCCCATTCTTTTAGAATAAGTAACAGTAATCTCCACAAGAGGGTTTTGTGTCagtttaaagacagaaaagaggAGCAAATATGATCAGCGAGGCAGATCTTTCTCAGTAGCACTGACTGCAGCTTATCCTCTATTCAAGATGCCGCAATATGcatgtttctgtgaaaaaaatcgCGGCGTTATTGTCATTTCCATCTCTCCAGCACAAGTCAATCATAGTAACAATTAAACAGTTCTGGAAttaaaagtaacattttaaaaggagaCAGGTAAAAGTGGAGTGTCAAGGAGGGAAAATTAAATTGTTtgtttccccctctcctttgtATCATATTATTGATGAAAGAATAATATAGTTCTGCCATATTAGATAAGAGTTTATAAAATGTACTGTGCTATATAAAACCTACCCATATCTGCACGCTTTCTCCTACTTCTCCTCAGTGGTCCTTCTTCCAGTGAGTCAACCCCAGTTAAATTTATTGCTCCTTGGTATGTATATGAAGGCTCTGACTGCAACCCATTAAAATACATGCTTCAAATACCATTTAATATCATGGGGATTCTGTGGGTTATCATAATGTCTAGGATAATAGGTCAGGATTTGACCTTCTGACTGTCTTTCAGTTTCTCAGTTGGTTTTCCTGGGTAGCAAGAGCAGTTAGAGTCTGCTCTTGGCCACCTCAGGCTGTTCATTTGGAAACTGGGAAAAGCGAGACATAGTCTGTAAcactggagatttttttttttaatatttgaactCCTAAAATTTTTCCAGCCATGCTACAAGCAtgttttctgctgtattttcctcttttaatctATTCTTCAGGCTAAATTAAATTCTTACACCCACATACATTTTCTTCTCGTTTATAGTTTCAACTCACTCTCTTGTGGAATCCTCCAGTTGTCTTAAATGTTTCCTGAAGATCAGTGCCTGAAACAAGGCATAAAATTTGGCTGAAGCCACTTCTGTGTTGGGAGCACGGACAGGAGTATTTCACATATTTTGCTATATGTGAAACACTGTTCTGTATATCCCAAAATGGCATTTGTCTTACTCACCATACTGGCACTGTTGATTTGTTCTGACCATGTCATTCACCATATTCCCTAGATATTTTCTAAATAAGTTTCTACtgagccagctgctgcaggctACTGGGAAGCTGCTTGTTTGTGCAGATATTGAAATTCATCCAGCTGTTCTCAGAATTTTCCAATTTATCAAGAACATTTTCAGTTCCAATCCTGTCTCTAAGAATATCTGCATCCTCTCTCCATTTCATGTCATCTACAAATTTAACAAGCATACTGTGTATTCCATCATTCACAGTGTAAACAAAAATGCTGGGAAAATTAGATACAAATTCAGGATAAATGTCCATATAAAACTGCTTTGTACTTCTTCCATTTGGACAGGAATCTTTATAACTACTCTTCGAATGTAGTTTTACAgatttctttattgtttttattttgcacCCATGCTAACCTATCTCCACCTagacaatttctttttgtttttctttctcatggGACTACTACACAAGAAATGCCAAAAGcccaagtaaaataaaaatatgcaacagCTACTGCTTCTCTCCTGCACTAATGCTCTTAAACCATCTGTTATtcactcagatttttttttttttggaaagttGAAGGTGAAATTGGTGAGATTTTCTGCTcacctttctcccttccttaCTTCTTTTACACACAGACTCTGTACTTATGCTGTTCACATCATTGGTGGCTCACCAGTCTCCAGCCATCCTTAAAAGTAACAGCTAACATGTCTGAGACTGTTTCAGGCAGTTTTTCACATATTCTATATGGCTGTTCATCAGTAGCCAAATTAGCACACATTACTTTGAGTGCTGCCTAATCTACTCATTCAGGCTCTTagattttttaacatttcttttctcttgctgATGTTACCTATATCAGCCACTTACTAACCTTTCCAGTGAttaatgaggaaaaaggaattatttGACATTCTGAAGAAAGGGACCAACCTTAGGCCCAGTGTAAATGAATGGGCAGAAGAGGCTGCACTCACAAGCAGAAGAATTCATGGGGAGActtagaggggaaaaagaaactgtgTTGTCAAGGAGTGTGGGCAGAGGCTGAGCTTTGCAGGACCCACAGGTGCCTCCAGGTCTGTCTGATTATTTGTATACTGCTGTGGTTAAGAAACATAGAACccttaaggttggaaaagacttttaagatcatcaagtcaaaccattaacctaacactaCCATGTTCATGACTaaaaccatatccccaagtgctgcacacacacacttgaatgctttcagggatggtgatttcGCCACTTCTCcaggcagcctattccaatacctgaccaccctttcagtgaagaaatttttcctaatatccaacctaaccccACCCTGACACAAgggccattttctcttgtcctttcacttgttacctgggagaagagccaaGCCCCCTTGTTGttgcaacctcctttcaggtagttatagaaagcaataaggtctcccccgAGCCCCCTTTTCTGGGCTAACCCCAGTCCCCTCAGCCACTgctcataagacttgtgctccagaccttcACCACCTacgttgcccttctctggacatgctccagcacctcaatatctttcatgtagtgaggggcccaaaactcaacacaggacttgaggtgcagcctcaccagtacCAAGTACAGGgagatcactgccctggtcctggtGGCCATGCTATTCTTGGTACAGGTCAGGAGGCTATTGGCCTTACTGACCGCCTGTACActtgctggctcatgttcaaccaGCTATCAACCGGAAAAGGTAGAAGAAGGTAGCATATTTTTTGTAGGCTAGAGTATTGTAAAATACTCTGTTCTAAGAGTGGAATAGTTTTGTTCTGTGTGGACTTTTTTAATCTAAACTATCCCCCTTATAAAGTgtattttgtctttcctttttcttttaaagtgtgTGCTACACCAATATATTTCACCATAGAAAGAAACTGTCAAGCGAGGAGTCTGGCTCATCTCTCAGGTAATGTGGAAACAGTCAACAGAACAAATGTTAAACTTTACACCTCTGGACACTTAAATCATAGCAAGCTTTATAAGccttcagagaaaataaaacagggaTGATGGTACTCTGCCAGGGAACAAACTAGTTTCATAATGGAAAGAAGTCAATTCACAGCTGAAAATGAGAGAGcaagaaagatgaaaagatTTTCAGGTAACTTTTGTTCCAGCTTCCAACAAAGGCTGAATCTTCTTGCCCTAGCAGCAGACATCCACAGTCAACTGTGACTGGTGTTAGTGCCTAAGCAGATTTTTCTATTCCACTGGAATTGCTAAAGTGGAAAGCACTTAAAAAGAAAGTAGAGGATGGAACTGACAGACTCCATGAGAGTCATCAAAGTGAGTCAAGATGAGTTAGATGTGTCAGAGACTGTGATGctgaaaaaacaaactgaacaGCTGACAGTGTGCTGTAGATCTTGTCAAGGAGGAATACCAGTTCATACCTTCATACTTGGCCAGTGTAGCTAAAATGGAACAGTTTGACAAGTTCCTAGATTTCCAGAAGGAGTTCATAGCAAACCGTGAACAGTTACAGAATGATTTAACAGGGAGAAAAGTATCAGAGCAGCATGAAAGTAAGCTGgctaaggtaaaaaaaaagtcttcaagtGGATGGAAGGGTAAATTTTGCATTATCTTTCTGGTTAGATTGGTTGTGTGTTCCAGGAAAATGGAATGGGTTAGGCAAAATCACCTCTCTCTTCTTCTCAAAGACACAGTCCCCGCTGTTTTCTTAGTTGAGCACATGTAAGACACATCTTCTGTGTGTTCCAAAACACTGAGCCCAATGCTGTTATGCCACTGTTTACCCTTCCCTCCATTGTCATGTGGAAATGTTGTGTTAAATATACAATGAAACAAGATCTTGCAAGCTGGTGATCTGTACAGGAAAAATCACTGTTGGTCAGCATCTCTGTGGGAACTGTATATTCAGCACATTGTCCAGCAGCATGTTTGAGATAATTTGTGTAAGATGttgctttctctgtgtgttctgtAGACTATCTCTTTACACACAGACAGTTGCTGCTAACTCTCCCCTTGCGATGAGTGGGATGGGGCGTGAATTTGATCACTGAAACACATACATTTCATAGAAGCTACTGTTGTTGCTTGAGTTGCTGCCCCAGGGGAAGTTTAACAATCTCAGCAGCACTCATAGCCAAATGCAGGAGTGAGAGTAAGCTACTGGATTCATAGAAACTAGGGATGGAACTTAATGAAAGCATTTGGGGGTTGGTAAACTAAGAAATGACTAGGCTAGTGTGGGCTGGAAAAGAACTGATATTTCATGTACATGAGAGAAATTTTTGAAAGAACTTGGCACTTTGTCCCTCACTGTGGTACTTAAGGTCAGATTTTCATCCTTTGTAAGACGCCAACTCATTTATCAAGGGTATTTTACAGAGAATTTAGCAGTGGTGTTTGCTGGACTGTAGCTActaacagagaaaacagaggtcAGGCTTGACTGAAACAGCCGCCCCAATAGGAGTCCTAAGTATACcagaaactggaaaagaaatgatCTAGCAAATAAGCAGAGGTTAGTCCTGTATATCTCCAACATACCTCAAGAAAAGTTATGCAAATTAGGGAAGTGAGGCAACAAATTCGTTCAGTCTACTTGTGGGTATAACTCTGGGAGAAGTAGCATAATCCATGTTCCCTTGAATTCTATGAGGTATCATCTGCCACACAGTTAACCAACTTATCAAAAAAGTTGGTTACTTCACACCTTGGTAAATATCCTCAAGCAACCATTCTTCTATGCCTCTAGGCTGAGAGGTCAGAGttcagaggaagaagagagagggGAGAACAGAAGTGAAGTGCACTATTATATCAGGATAACAACTTGATCTTGTAACTTTTGAAGTATGTTTTCCCAGGAGACATTTTACCCAGAAACAATTTGGATCAATACAATTTTTGTGAGAGAGTGTAACGCTGGCACAAAGCTTAGCAGAAAGCTGTACTAACTAGCAGTGATGGCAATCTTTTCCCTTTAGTTAAATGGTCAAAATTTCTACCAGCTTTGATTTGAAACAAGGATATTCACAAAGTCAAAAACTGCCGTAGTATAGTACCTACCAAAAAAGGTCGTAGTTAAAAAGGTAATCGTAGGAACAGAGCACTTTGAAGTGAGCCAACAGCACTCTAGAGAAAAAGTTCCCATGGCAGAGGAACCCAGCAAAAGTTGCCAAAGAGaatccttctttctctctcataGATTTATTACTCAGAGTTGGTAATACACAACCATGAGATTTTAAGTGTATTATTTTAACTGTTATATTCCTTAGCTAGGGGTTCTTGGGTTGTTTATATATTAATTATGTCTCTCTGTGCTAACAGTTACTTTAGGGAATGCAACATGTTCCAAGAGTAGGTTCTTGTCAAATCTGGAGATGACCTGTTGAAGTCACTAGAGATAGACAGGCTTATTTATGATAATGGAAGGATTGGCTGTAAATATGTAAGCAAGATATTCAACAATTAATTGAAGCATAATTTAGTAATTGCCTTCTGCCACACAAATCTGTCTTGTTTTCAACTAGTCTTTTTGATGATTAATACATCCTATCTTGATGATTGTATGCTTTCTTCTTACTGATTTTTGCTATGACCAGGACTTTGTCTGTATTCTCATGATATTTCTTACTGCATATCATGAGGAGAATGACATGAACTTAAACAAAGTGATGCATTCTGACAGTAACTGTTTTAGAGCACTTTCTGCCTGTGGAGGATTGTAGTCATTAATTTTGGCGATTGTACAGGAACACCAGATAACATGTGCTTGTGATCCCCTCCATTTCAAGCAACTACAGGTTGTTGAGGAAGCATTTGAAGATATATGCAACAGGTCTCTGATATTTTGTGGTATTCtgaaggaaatgaagaaaataaatattcctaCACTTTAGCCCAATGTAAGCTAAATGTACCTTAACTattgttttaaaagttttatcCCATAATGCCTTTCGTCAATGTTTTCTCAGTGCATCTGGGACATTAAACTCTTTTTATCTACAGTGAGGAAACTGAGTCTCACAGGGGTTTATATTCTTCAGGAGAATATATTCTCTATCCATTGATCACATGTTAAACATATCTAACAAAATTCATGGACttttagcattattttttttaatttaatcacTTGTGGTCTCAAAGGGAATGACTGATTTGTtccttatttttacttcttctcCCATTGTACACAGATAAGCAAACAAGAACAGAGAATAGAAGTGTTAAGAGATATGCCTCTATAGAAAGTTGATTTTTAGTCTGCTCAGTGATTTGAGCTGGCATAATTTCCTTCTATAAGCTTCATCATGGTAATGGAGAACAAAGAAATTACAAGGAATTTCACACCTCTGAAAATCGCATGCACATGCAAAGGCCATAAATCTGGAAAAAATAGTGTTGGGGAGAAAGGTAATTTGGAAATCACTTATATTCAGTGGTTCAGTGGTAGGCTCTGTTTTCAGTCATTGctttcatttattcatttaaattaGGGTCACAtgtgtct
This DNA window, taken from Pseudopipra pipra isolate bDixPip1 chromosome 3, bDixPip1.hap1, whole genome shotgun sequence, encodes the following:
- the C3H6orf118 gene encoding LOW QUALITY PROTEIN: uncharacterized protein C6orf118 homolog (The sequence of the model RefSeq protein was modified relative to this genomic sequence to represent the inferred CDS: inserted 3 bases in 2 codons; deleted 1 base in 1 codon; substituted 3 bases at 3 genomic stop codons); the protein is MLQHLNIFHVVRGPKLNTGLEVQPHQYQVQGDHCPGPGGHAILGTGQEAIGLTDRLYTCWLMFNQLSTGKVCATPIYFTIERNCQARSLAHLSGNVETVNRTNVKLYTSGHLNHSKLYKPSEKIKQGXWYSAREQTSFIMERSQFTAENERARKMKRFSGNFCSXLPTKAESSCPSSRHPQSTVTGVSAXADFSIPLELLKWKALKKKVEDGTDRLHRVIKVSQDELDVSETVMLKKQTXNSXQCAVDLVKEEYQFIPSYLASVAKMEQFDKFLDFQKEFIANREQLQNDLTGRKVSEQHESKLAKEHQITCACDPLHFKQLQVVEEAFEDICNRSLIFCGILKEMKKINIPTL